The Treponema succinifaciens DSM 2489 region ATCCTAAAATCAGCCGCATAGGGCTTCCTGTTGTCAAATCCTTTGTCATTTGAAATAGATATATGAATTTTCAAAACTTTTGTCAAATGAAAAATGCATCATTCTGTGCAACTTGTTGAGCAAAAAAGCCCCAGGCAGGACAATACCTAGGGCTGAATAAAAAATATTATAAATTATTTATACTGAAAAAAGTAAAAATTAAGACATTTTTAATGAGTTATCAACACAAACACTACTCGCAGCTGAACGTATGCCCCTGCACTTTCTTAACAAACTCGTAGTCGATTGTGCGACGCAAGCCTTCCTAAAGCTCAACAGGAGCAACAAAGCCTGTCTCTGGAACTTTTGACGACTTGAAGTAAGTATTCGTGCAAACAAGTTTGCTTACAGAACTTTTTTACGCGGATTGAGTTGAAAATTTCTACTTCAAAAATTTCAGAAATCCTCTTACAGCATAATGCATAAAATATTCTATAGATTTTCTAAATGGCAATTTTTGTTCTTTTCATAATATATTCCAATGCCACTGCATTGTTTTTAATTTGTTTGCAGAAACTGATTTTTTTTGAATTCTATAAAATGCCTCGTATGTATTTGTATTTATAGCATAACAGCCTTGAACCAAGATCCGCTTCTAAAAAAGGCTGTCTTTAACTATGCAGAACAAGCTTCTGCGTTTATTTTGCAGGCTGCTTCTGAACTTCTTCGTAGCAAAGTCCCACAACACGCACGCCGTTCATAAAATCAATCTGTATATTCAAACGTTTGTTGCGTCGGTTCACGGCTATCACATTTCCGGAAAAATCTTTGAACGGCCCGTCCGTTATAATAACCCTGTCTCC contains the following coding sequences:
- the nusG gene encoding transcription termination/antitermination protein NusG, translated to MSSILRFGSTVGIVPVKFDAGDRVIITDGPFKDFSGNVIAVNRRNKRLNIQIDFMNGVRVVGLCYEEVQKQPAK